The Gemmatimonadota bacterium genome has a segment encoding these proteins:
- a CDS encoding site-2 protease family protein has product MGDFRLGSILGFEIRIDFSWFIIFFLILWTFTVGVFPASFPGLSRELYIGMGAAGTLLFFASLLAHELSHSLVARSKGIPVEGITLFIFGGMSRTRLEAESPGDEFLIAVVGPVSSLLIAAAFLALWWAGGHWDWSPALTGVAQYLAFLNFMLAVFNLLPGFPLDGGRLFRAAVWKVTGDVTRATRLASAGGKWLAYLLVGFGIWQVVQRNVVGGLWLIFIGWFLRNAAILSYEQHLVRGVLERVRAREAMTRDPETVPPELTLQQLVDDFFLRRRYQAFPVAQDGRPVGLITLHQVKDVPREEWPLRTVSQTMTPLQAGILVRPEDTMSRVLETMERSGVRRVLVTRDGRLEGIISASDVAAWLKRVRELEEV; this is encoded by the coding sequence ATGGGCGACTTCCGACTGGGATCGATCTTGGGATTCGAGATCCGGATCGATTTCTCGTGGTTCATCATCTTCTTCCTGATCCTCTGGACCTTCACGGTGGGCGTGTTTCCGGCCAGCTTCCCGGGCCTGTCGCGCGAGCTCTACATCGGCATGGGGGCCGCCGGCACTCTTCTCTTCTTTGCCTCCCTGCTCGCGCACGAGCTGTCGCACTCGCTGGTCGCACGCTCGAAGGGGATCCCCGTCGAGGGCATCACGCTCTTCATCTTCGGCGGGATGTCGCGGACGCGACTCGAGGCGGAGAGCCCGGGAGACGAATTCCTCATCGCCGTCGTCGGGCCGGTCTCGAGCCTGCTGATCGCCGCCGCCTTCCTCGCCCTTTGGTGGGCCGGCGGCCACTGGGACTGGAGCCCCGCCCTTACCGGCGTCGCGCAGTACCTGGCATTCCTCAACTTCATGCTCGCCGTCTTCAATCTGCTCCCCGGCTTCCCGCTGGATGGCGGGCGGCTGTTCCGGGCCGCGGTGTGGAAGGTCACCGGTGATGTGACGCGCGCCACGCGCCTGGCCTCCGCCGGCGGCAAGTGGCTGGCCTATCTGCTGGTGGGGTTCGGGATCTGGCAGGTGGTGCAGCGGAATGTCGTGGGCGGCCTCTGGCTCATCTTCATTGGCTGGTTCCTGCGCAATGCCGCCATCCTGAGCTACGAGCAGCACCTTGTCCGGGGGGTGCTCGAGCGGGTCCGTGCCCGCGAGGCCATGACTCGCGATCCCGAGACGGTGCCGCCCGAACTCACACTGCAGCAACTGGTGGATGACTTCTTCCTGCGCCGCCGCTACCAGGCGTTCCCCGTGGCGCAGGACGGGCGCCCTGTGGGCCTCATCACCCTCCACCAGGTGAAGGATGTGCCGCGCGAGGAGTGGCCCCTGCGCACCGTGTCGCAGACCATGACCCCGCTGCAAGCGGGGATCCTGGTGCGCCCCGAGGACACGATGTCCCGCGTCCTCGAGACCATGGAGCGGTCGGGCGTGCGGCGCGTGCTGGTCACCCGCGATGGGCGGCTCGAGGGGATCATCAGCGCGAGCGAC